ATCCAGCGACGCAGGCAGATCATCGGCACTCGCATAGGCTGGTGGGAAGCCATCAGCATCAAGACACATCACGCCCACTGCGCGCCAGCCCGCGCGCCGCAGCCATCCGAGCATGGTAGGCGCAAGCCGCACCGATCTGGGCACCGCATCGATCAGCGGGTCGGCTTGCTCGGCATCCGCCAGCAGCTGGGGCAGATCGGGGGGGCCTGCCTGTGGCCGCACTAAGCCCGACCGAGTCACATACGCCAGATCACCTCGGCCCAGACTCTCAAGCGTCACAAACACCGTCGAGTCCCGCTCAAAGGGATAGCGCCGCAACAGATCGCCCAGGCCGCTACCCATAGTGCTCGCACCGACACCCACCGCCCATAGCTCCACGCGCTCGGCCTTCACCAGCTCCTCGGCGCAAGCCAGCAGCACCGCGAGCGCCCCCGCGTGGTTCGCCGCCCCAGGCGACGCAGGCCTACGGCCAAGCCACACATCCATGCCGCCCATCGCACCCAGCAGCGCCGCCAACACTATGCCCGCATACCAGCAGCCTAGGCGGACCTCAAGTGACCCAACAAGCATCCCAGCCAGCGACGCACACACGGCAACAACGCACAACCCAGCACGCAGCGCCAACACTGCCTCGCCAATATAGCGCCGCTGCAGGTAGCGCGGCAGCAACGGCGGCGCATCAAGCGGTGCCAGCAGTACCACGCGGCACTGTGGGCGTTGCGCCAGCGCGCGCGTGCCCACAATATTCTGGCTCGCCCGGCGCATGGCCAGCAGCACAGGCTCATCACGCAAACACAGCCATATCGCAACGATAGCGGCTACCAATGCGCCAACACCACCCAGCATGGGCAGCCAGCGGTATACGATCATTGCTAGTAATACAATCGATGCAATCACCAGCCCATCCCAGCCAAAAACGCGCACCGACTGGAACGAATCAGCACTCACTTTCAACCCAGCGCGGCGCAGCCTACCATCGAGATATGCCGCAGCCTGTGCTTCTCCCAGCATTGTAGTGCCACGCGCGCCAAACTGCTCTACAACGGCAGTAGCCACATCTATCGGTTCATCGCGTAGCCGCCGCGACGATTGAGGAAGGATGCGAGGGCCCATATTTTTTTGCCTCAGCTCTTCTTACAAAAGTGAAAGAATCAGTACCGATACTTCTTAGGACCAATAACCCATTGAGCGCGCCCCCCCACCATGAGATTATATACGTGGAAAGCGACAGTGAAACACCAAACAAATGGAAGGGGGTGACATCAATGCTTCGCAGCTTTTTCGCTAAGGAAGAGGGCCAGGGCCTCGTCGAGTATGCGCTTATTCTCGTGCTCATCGCTATTGTCGTTATCGGTATTCTGAGCGCTCTCGGTGGCAAGGTCAGCGAGGTCTTCCAGACCATCAACGACTCGATGACCCCGTAATCCATCTGGTTGACACTTATATCGTACTTGTCTTCGTATCTCAGAAAGGACACCCCGCAATGCTTCGCAGCTTTTTCGCTAAGGAAGAGGGCCAGGGCCTCGTCGAGTACGCGCTGATCCTCGTGCTCATCGCTATTGTCGTTATCGGTATTCTGAGCGCTCTCGGTGGTAAGGTCAGCGAGGTCTTCCAGACCATCAACGACTCGATGACCCCGTAATTTTACAAAAAACCCGCCGCGCATATGCGCGGCGGGTTTTTTGTTGTTTTAAACACCCCTCAACCCCTCCCCTACGCAAAGGCATACTTCCGCCACACCTCGTGGCGCTCAAGCTCGCCGAGCAGCGCAAAGGCCACATACTGCGGCTGCCGAGGCACGCTCATCAGCTGCATGCCCGCCTCCTCGGGGGTGCGCCAACCTTTGGAATGGTTGCACTCGCGGCAGGCTGTCACCACATTATCCCATGTAGTTAGGCCACCACGTGAGCGGGGCAGCACATGGTCCACCGTCAGGTGCGAGCGCCCCGGCTGGGCACCACAGTACTGGCATGTCTCGCGATCGCGGGCGAGCACGCCACGGCGCGAGCATGGCAGCCGCAGCCGACGCGGGATGCGAATATAGCGGACTAGGCGGATGACCAGCGGGATCTCTATCGCAAAGCCCTGAGCGCGAAGCCGCTGGTGGGCAGCCTCAATCATCTCAGCCTTTTCTTGCAGGAGCAGAACGATAGCACGACGCGCGGAGATAAGCTGAAGCGGCTCGTAGCTGGAGTTCAGAACAAGAACACGTTGCCCCAAGATGATCCCCCTTTCAAAAAAGGTCATGGCACATCATATGCCTGCGCTTCTTCGAAGGGGACACCCCTCTTAGAGCGCCCTACCTATGATATCGGCAGCGCTCCTTTGGAGCACTGCTTGCGATCTACGCCAGATTCTGCTTGTGGTACACCAAAACTGATGCCACTGCCATACAGGCGGCAGAACATAGCTCGGTATAGGCATTGATAGTGAGGATTCGCTCAATTGCACACCCACAACCATGAGAGCTCTGGTCAAAAAACGCTGACCCGCTATACATAAAGAAGATCTAACTATAGCATACACGATCCGTCAAATGCTTGTCAATTTGTGCATCGAGATTCTCGACTGCTGCGCACCACATCGGTCTTGTTCAGTATAATAGCCGCACCGCTATGGGTACCTTTGCCCAAAAGCGTCTGTATTCTGTCATCTGAGAAGGAGCATATGATGGAGCGCACTGTTATCAATACGCCCGATGCCCCAGCGGCGATCGGGCCGTACTCACAGGCCGTCGCGGTGGGTGAACTGCTGTTCTGCTCGGGGCAGATCCCGCTGCGCCCCGATGGCACCCTGAATGATGGCGATATCACTGCGCAAACGCACCAGGTATTTGCCAACATCAAGGCGCTGCTCCAGGCTGGCGGCAGCTCGCTTGAGCAGGTGGTGAAGGCGACCGTATTCTTGCAGGACATGGGCGAGTTCGCCGCCATGAACACGGTGTATGGCGAGTACTTCACGCAGAGCCAGCCAGCCCGCTCGACGGTGCAGGTGGCCAGGCTGCCCCGCGATGTGCGTGTGGAGATCGAGGTGGTTGCGGTACGAGGCTAGGTGGTAATGGTGCGGTAGGGCATGCTGCGTAGAGTGAGAGGGCCTCGGCGCATTCGCGCGCACCGCTCTACCGGCGGGCTTGCGCCTCCGGCTGCAAGCATCCGTCCTCAATGCCTATGCTACCTCGCTGGATGCGCCTGGTCGGCGCGATGCTTGCGGTGCTGATCGGGCTGGCCTACTGGCAGCAGCCCGACGGCAGGACACACCTCTTTTTTCTCGAAACTGCCGGAGATGCTTTCCTGATGGTGACGCCATCGGGGAAGCATCTTCTTATTGACGGCGGCAGTGACCCAGCCGCGCTCACCACGGCGGTGGGCAGGCTGATGCCGTTTTGGAAACGCGAGATCGATGCGGTGATCTTGACCAAGGCCGATCAGGCCCACGCAGCGGGGCAGGTGGCGGCATTGGCCCGCTACCATGTGCGGCAGGCATTCGCACCGCGCTACCGCAAAGCCGACGCGGTGATGCAGGAGTGGCAGCGGCAGATGGCGCAGCAGGGCGCGCCTGTGCGTACCATCGGCGATGGGGCACGCTTCACGATTGACCGCGTGCAGGTGCGCGTGCTGGCAGGCGCGAGCCCAGAGAGCGGGCTGGCGCTGTGGGTGGGGTATGGAAAGACCAGCGTGCTACTGGCCCATAGCAGCGCCGCCGGTGCACCGGTGCCAAGCCAGGGGCGCGGTGTCGAGCTCATCGCTTACCCATGGCAGCTCGACCCACGCGAGGGCGGGATAGCGGCACTGCGACCAAAGGCGATTGTGTTCACCGATGGGGTGCGGGTAGATGCGCCTGCGCTACTGCCAATGGACGAGCGGGCGATCGGCAAGGCCGCGCTCTACCACGAGGGCCTGAATGGGCTGATCACGTGGAGCAGCGACGGGCGGCGCGGCGCAGTGGCGGTCGAGCGCCACTACTGCGCCTCGATCTCTCTCAGCGGCTGGGCCGCACTCCTGGCTTCCGCCCAGCGCGATTCGGCATCCTGCAGCAGCTTCGACCGATCCTGAACGCTGAGCGCGCTGGACGCGGTGCCCCGCCAGTCGGCACACTCGCGCCAGGCCCACTGACCCGACTCGGTGCTGATCCAGCGCGGTATCTTGGGGTATTCGCAGTTGGTTTCCATGGGCACTCCTTTTGCTGAGCAACCTTCCTCTAGTACACCGCCCGCGTAGCGTTTCTGCCACGCCAGCAGCGCTCCTACGCGGGCTACATCTGCCTCGTCCGACTTCCCTGCCACACAAACGCGCACCCCGCTTGAAATACAGTATAATCGCCTGCCATGCTGACACAACGATCGTTCTGGATTCTGCTGATCTCGGCGCTGGTGCTGCCTGCGCTGGGAATTGCCGCCTTTCTGTGGCGACGCCACTACCGCGACCAAGACGGCAATACCGCCCGTCGCGTGTTCAAGAACAGCGCGATACCGACCGCAATGCGCATGGCGGTGCGCGCGCTCGACCTGCTGTTC
The sequence above is a segment of the Chloroflexia bacterium SDU3-3 genome. Coding sequences within it:
- a CDS encoding Flp family type IVb pilin, with the translated sequence MLRSFFAKEEGQGLVEYALILVLIAIVVIGILSALGGKVSEVFQTINDSMTP
- a CDS encoding RidA family protein; amino-acid sequence: MERTVINTPDAPAAIGPYSQAVAVGELLFCSGQIPLRPDGTLNDGDITAQTHQVFANIKALLQAGGSSLEQVVKATVFLQDMGEFAAMNTVYGEYFTQSQPARSTVQVARLPRDVRVEIEVVAVRG
- a CDS encoding HNH endonuclease codes for the protein MGQRVLVLNSSYEPLQLISARRAIVLLLQEKAEMIEAAHQRLRAQGFAIEIPLVIRLVRYIRIPRRLRLPCSRRGVLARDRETCQYCGAQPGRSHLTVDHVLPRSRGGLTTWDNVVTACRECNHSKGWRTPEEAGMQLMSVPRQPQYVAFALLGELERHEVWRKYAFA
- a CDS encoding Flp family type IVb pilin, which gives rise to MTSMLRSFFAKEEGQGLVEYALILVLIAIVVIGILSALGGKVSEVFQTINDSMTP